In Streptomyces sp. NBC_00448, the following are encoded in one genomic region:
- a CDS encoding VanZ family protein, protein MRHDGFVFRVRAAGLLLTAAYLVLIGWLLLRPHYVAWVSAPNLRPLDTIRDDLARGPVEAAQRLGAGLGLLAPLGVLLPMAGGRAEASALASFVRTVFAGLMVSMLLEFSQTMVPGQIFDIDALILNTVGVAAAHLLVVPAARRRLLRTTEPAPPAREPVPASVP, encoded by the coding sequence GTGCGGCACGACGGCTTCGTCTTCAGGGTGCGCGCGGCCGGGCTGCTGCTCACCGCGGCGTATCTGGTGTTGATCGGGTGGCTGCTGCTGCGGCCGCATTACGTGGCCTGGGTGTCCGCGCCCAACCTGCGGCCGCTCGACACGATCCGCGACGACCTCGCGAGAGGCCCGGTCGAGGCCGCCCAGCGGCTCGGCGCGGGGCTCGGGTTGCTGGCGCCGCTCGGCGTCCTGCTGCCGATGGCCGGCGGGCGCGCGGAGGCGTCGGCGCTCGCGTCCTTCGTCCGAACGGTCTTCGCCGGTCTGATGGTGTCGATGCTGCTGGAGTTCTCCCAGACGATGGTTCCCGGGCAGATCTTCGACATCGACGCGCTGATCCTCAACACGGTGGGCGTCGCCGCGGCCCACCTGCTGGTCGTCCCCGCGGCCAGGCGCCGCCTCCTGCGCACGACCGAGCCGGCTCCCCCGGCCCGCGAGCCCGTGCCCGCGAGCGTGCCCTGA
- a CDS encoding adenosine deaminase: MENATPNLPAGEQIRRAPKVLLHDHLDGGLRPGTIVDIARATGYRALPETDPDKLGRWFREAADSGSLERYLETFTHTCAVMQTRDALVRVAAECAEDLAADGVVYAEVRYAPEQHLEGGLTLEEVVEAVNEGFREGERRARDGGTSRAGGSGGGNRIRVGALLTAMRHAARSQEIAELANRYRDLGVVGFDIAGAEAGFPPTRHLDAFDYLKRENNHFTIHAGEAFGLPSIWQALQWCGADRLGHGVRIIDDITVDDDGVHLGRLASYVRDKRVPLEMCPTSNLQTGAASSYREHPIGLLRRLHFRVTVNTDNRLMSGTSMSEEFAHLIEAFGYTFDDMQWFTVNAMKSAFIPFDERLAMINEVIKPGYAELKAEWLFAPGVAVPPVASGSAAGRG; encoded by the coding sequence ATGGAGAACGCCACACCGAACCTCCCCGCGGGGGAGCAGATCCGCCGTGCCCCGAAAGTCCTGCTCCACGACCACCTCGACGGCGGGCTGCGGCCCGGCACGATCGTGGACATCGCGCGAGCGACCGGATACCGAGCGCTGCCCGAGACCGACCCGGACAAGCTCGGCCGTTGGTTCCGCGAGGCGGCCGACTCCGGCTCCCTGGAACGCTATCTGGAGACGTTCACGCACACCTGCGCGGTGATGCAGACCCGCGACGCGCTGGTCCGGGTCGCCGCGGAGTGCGCCGAGGACCTGGCCGCCGACGGCGTGGTCTACGCCGAGGTGCGGTACGCCCCCGAGCAGCACCTGGAGGGCGGGCTCACCCTGGAGGAGGTCGTCGAGGCGGTCAACGAGGGCTTCCGCGAAGGCGAGCGGCGCGCCCGCGATGGGGGTACCTCCCGGGCCGGAGGCTCCGGGGGAGGCAACCGGATCAGGGTCGGCGCCCTGCTGACCGCGATGCGGCACGCCGCCCGCTCGCAGGAGATCGCCGAACTCGCCAACCGCTACCGGGACCTGGGCGTCGTCGGCTTCGACATCGCCGGCGCCGAGGCGGGCTTCCCGCCCACCCGGCACCTGGACGCGTTCGACTACCTCAAGCGCGAGAACAACCACTTCACCATCCACGCCGGCGAGGCGTTCGGCCTGCCGTCGATCTGGCAGGCCCTCCAGTGGTGCGGCGCGGACCGGCTCGGCCACGGGGTGCGGATCATCGACGACATCACGGTCGACGACGACGGCGTGCACCTGGGCCGGCTCGCCTCCTACGTCCGCGACAAGCGGGTGCCGCTGGAGATGTGCCCGACCTCCAACCTGCAGACCGGCGCGGCCTCCTCCTACCGGGAGCACCCGATCGGGCTGCTGCGGCGGTTGCACTTCAGGGTCACGGTCAACACCGACAACCGGCTGATGTCCGGGACCAGCATGAGCGAGGAATTCGCCCACCTGATCGAGGCGTTCGGATACACCTTCGACGACATGCAGTGGTTCACCGTCAACGCGATGAAGTCCGCGTTCATCCCTTTTGACGAACGACTCGCCATGATCAACGAGGTGATCAAGCCCGGATACGCCGAACTCAAGGCCGAGTGGCTGTTCGCACCGGGTGTCGCCGTACCGCCCGTGGCCAGCGGTTCCGCCGCCGGGCGGGGCTGA
- a CDS encoding alpha/beta hydrolase, protein MASQALPARGARLGRQVAPGLVPRQREQRAEVPTVRAVVLALPGGNALSTRRRSPMAAAAIWPLARHLVRAGAADGVAAHVVHYRFRGWNGGHAHPAEDAEWAVGEAVRRYGDVPVSLVGLDMGARAALHAGGHSAVRSVVALAPWLPEGPEPEPVKQLNGRQVLIVHGTDDATTDPELSYGLAERAKKVNREVCRFEVHTDGHGLHQHRPEVFALTADFVLGSLLERPFARPVADALAAPPPLGLRMPLASGFGRSLRA, encoded by the coding sequence ATGGCTTCGCAAGCATTACCGGCACGTGGCGCGCGACTCGGGCGGCAGGTCGCACCCGGTCTCGTGCCCCGGCAGCGCGAGCAGCGTGCCGAAGTGCCGACCGTACGCGCGGTGGTGCTCGCGCTGCCGGGCGGCAACGCGCTGAGCACCCGCCGGCGTTCACCGATGGCCGCGGCCGCGATATGGCCGCTGGCCCGGCACCTCGTACGGGCCGGCGCGGCCGACGGGGTGGCGGCGCACGTCGTGCACTACCGCTTCCGCGGCTGGAACGGCGGCCACGCGCACCCCGCGGAGGACGCGGAGTGGGCGGTCGGTGAGGCGGTACGCCGCTACGGCGACGTGCCCGTGTCCCTGGTCGGGCTCGACATGGGCGCGCGGGCGGCACTCCACGCCGGCGGGCACTCCGCCGTGCGTTCCGTCGTCGCGCTCGCGCCCTGGCTGCCGGAGGGGCCCGAGCCGGAGCCGGTGAAGCAGCTCAACGGGCGGCAGGTGCTGATCGTGCACGGCACCGACGACGCCACGACCGACCCGGAGTTGTCGTACGGGCTCGCCGAGCGGGCGAAGAAGGTCAACCGCGAGGTGTGCAGGTTCGAGGTGCACACCGACGGGCATGGGTTGCACCAGCACCGGCCGGAAGTCTTCGCCCTCACCGCGGATTTCGTCCTCGGCTCCCTCTTGGAGCGGCCCTTCGCGCGTCCCGTCGCCGACGCGCTCGCGGCTCCGCCGCCCCTGGGTCTGCGGATGCCCCTGGCCTCGGGCTTCGGCCGCTCCCTGAGGGCGTAA
- a CDS encoding ATP-binding protein — translation MQTLTKKTLTTAALGLAVTAAAAGTASAAGLVQSSDALAPVGSAANLVPGATSTVSGAQTALSNGTTALPTGSASNLLPSNNHVSGNSLGPATGLLGGLPVGS, via the coding sequence ATGCAGACCCTCACCAAGAAGACCCTCACGACCGCCGCCCTCGGCCTGGCCGTCACCGCCGCCGCGGCCGGTACCGCCTCCGCCGCCGGCCTGGTGCAGTCGAGCGACGCCCTCGCGCCGGTCGGCTCGGCCGCCAACCTGGTGCCCGGTGCCACGTCCACGGTGTCCGGTGCGCAGACCGCGCTCAGCAACGGGACGACAGCGCTGCCGACGGGTTCGGCGAGCAACCTGCTGCCGTCGAACAACCACGTCTCGGGCAACTCGCTCGGCCCGGCCACCGGCCTGCTCGGCGGGCTCCCGGTCGGGAGCTGA
- a CDS encoding thymidine phosphorylase, giving the protein MDAISVIRAKRDRGRLGDEQIDWVIDAYTRGEVADEQMSALAMAILLNGMDRAEIARWTAAMIASGERMDFSGLARPTADKHSTGGVGDKITLPLAPLVAACGAAVPQLSGRGLGHTGGTLDKLESIPGWRASLGNDEMLAVLADVGAVICAAGDGLAPADKKLYALRDVTGTVESIPLIASSIMSKKIAEGTGALVLDVKVGSGAFMKSLDDARELASTMVGLGTDHGVRTVALLTDMSTPLGRTAGNALEVRESVEVLAGGGPADVVELTLALAREMLDAAGLADADPAKALADGSAMDAWRRMIKAQGGDPGAALPVAREQHVLTAPASGVLTVLDAYAVGVAAWRLGAGRARKEDSVQAGAGIELHAKPGDSVVAGTPLLTLHTDTPEKFPGALEALNDAFSIAPAGTPFTPPRIVLDRIARA; this is encoded by the coding sequence ATGGACGCCATTTCCGTCATCCGTGCCAAGCGCGACCGCGGCCGGCTCGGTGACGAGCAGATCGACTGGGTGATCGACGCCTACACCCGCGGCGAGGTCGCCGACGAGCAGATGTCGGCGCTGGCCATGGCGATCCTGCTCAACGGCATGGACCGGGCCGAGATCGCCCGCTGGACCGCCGCGATGATCGCCTCCGGCGAGCGGATGGACTTCTCCGGGCTGGCCCGGCCCACCGCCGACAAGCACTCCACCGGCGGGGTCGGCGACAAGATCACGCTGCCGCTGGCACCGCTGGTCGCCGCCTGCGGCGCGGCCGTGCCGCAGCTGTCCGGGCGCGGCCTGGGCCACACCGGCGGCACCCTCGACAAGCTGGAGTCCATCCCGGGCTGGCGGGCCTCGCTCGGCAACGACGAGATGCTCGCGGTCCTCGCCGACGTCGGCGCCGTGATCTGCGCGGCCGGGGACGGGCTGGCGCCGGCCGACAAGAAGCTGTACGCGCTGCGGGACGTGACCGGGACCGTCGAGTCGATCCCGCTGATCGCCTCCTCGATCATGTCCAAGAAGATCGCCGAGGGCACCGGCGCGCTCGTCCTGGACGTCAAGGTCGGCTCCGGCGCGTTCATGAAGTCCCTCGACGACGCCCGCGAGTTGGCGTCCACCATGGTCGGGCTCGGCACCGACCACGGGGTGCGGACCGTCGCGCTGCTCACCGACATGTCCACCCCGCTCGGCCGCACCGCGGGCAACGCGCTCGAAGTACGCGAGTCCGTCGAGGTGCTGGCCGGCGGCGGCCCCGCCGACGTCGTCGAGCTCACCCTGGCGCTCGCCCGCGAGATGCTCGACGCCGCCGGGCTGGCCGACGCCGACCCCGCCAAGGCGCTCGCCGACGGTTCCGCGATGGACGCGTGGCGCCGCATGATCAAGGCGCAAGGGGGAGACCCCGGGGCCGCCCTGCCGGTCGCCCGCGAGCAGCACGTCCTGACGGCCCCCGCGAGTGGCGTTCTCACCGTGCTCGACGCCTACGCCGTCGGCGTCGCCGCCTGGCGGCTCGGGGCCGGCCGCGCCCGCAAGGAGGACTCCGTCCAGGCGGGCGCGGGTATCGAACTCCACGCCAAACCCGGGGATTCCGTGGTGGCGGGCACCCCTCTCCTCACCCTGCACACCGACACCCCGGAGAAGTTCCCGGGTGCCCTGGAGGCGTTGAACGACGCCTTCTCGATCGCCCCCGCCGGCACCCCCTTCACCCCCCCACGGATCGTCCTCGACCGCATCGCCCGCGCTTGA
- a CDS encoding SigE family RNA polymerase sigma factor, which yields MNALHSTTTTAVHTAHAHPGFRATEMSGAASGRGYVRSTGRATTYQAPRPRPAHIAPVDPAEPTDTATAPGAERVPAQAGTAHSAEAEAAFTAYVQERRASLYATAYHLTGDRFAAEDLLQSALFSTYRAWDRISDKAAVGGYLRRTMTNLHISAWRRRKLNEYPTEELPETVGDTDEMGGTELRAVLWQALARLPEQQRTMLVLRYYEGRTDPEIADILNISVGTVKSSIWRSLRRMREDEALSFGHSEEDAFGELVA from the coding sequence ATGAACGCACTGCACAGCACCACCACAACCGCAGTTCACACCGCGCACGCGCACCCCGGGTTCCGGGCCACGGAGATGTCCGGTGCTGCGAGCGGACGGGGGTACGTTCGCAGCACCGGACGCGCGACCACCTACCAGGCGCCCCGCCCGCGCCCCGCGCACATCGCGCCGGTCGACCCGGCGGAGCCCACCGACACCGCCACCGCGCCCGGCGCGGAGCGGGTGCCGGCGCAGGCCGGTACGGCACACTCCGCCGAGGCGGAGGCCGCGTTCACCGCATACGTGCAGGAGCGCCGGGCCTCTCTCTACGCCACCGCCTACCACCTCACCGGTGACCGTTTCGCCGCCGAGGACCTGCTCCAGAGCGCGCTGTTCTCCACGTACCGCGCCTGGGACCGGATCAGCGACAAGGCGGCCGTCGGCGGGTACCTGCGGCGCACCATGACCAACCTGCACATCAGCGCGTGGCGGCGGCGCAAGCTCAACGAGTACCCGACGGAGGAGCTGCCCGAGACGGTCGGCGACACCGACGAGATGGGCGGGACCGAGCTGCGGGCCGTGCTGTGGCAGGCGCTCGCGCGGCTGCCCGAGCAGCAGCGCACCATGCTGGTGCTGCGTTACTACGAGGGGCGTACCGACCCGGAGATCGCGGACATCCTCAACATCAGCGTCGGCACCGTGAAGAGCAGCATCTGGCGGTCGCTGCGGCGCATGCGTGAGGACGAGGCGCTGAGCTTCGGGCACAGCGAGGAGGACGCTTTCGGGGAGCTCGTCGCATAG
- a CDS encoding response regulator transcription factor, protein MPFLLLIEDDDAIRTGLELGLSRQGHRVVAAATGEDGLRLLKEQRPDLIVLDVMLPGIDGFEVCRRIRRTDQLPIILLTARSDDIDVVVGLESGADDYVIKPVQPRVLDARIRAVLRRGERDSTDSAAFGAIVIDRSAMTVTKDGQDLQLTPTELRLLLELSRRPGQALSRQQLLRLVWEHDYLGDSRLVDACVQRLRAKIEDVPSSPTLIRTVRGVGYRLDTPQ, encoded by the coding sequence GTGCCTTTCCTGTTGCTGATCGAGGATGACGACGCCATCCGTACGGGTCTCGAACTCGGCCTGTCCCGTCAGGGTCACCGCGTGGTGGCCGCTGCGACGGGCGAGGACGGGCTGAGACTGCTCAAGGAGCAGCGCCCTGACCTGATCGTGTTGGACGTGATGCTGCCCGGGATCGACGGCTTCGAGGTGTGCCGGCGTATCCGGCGCACCGACCAGTTGCCGATCATCCTGCTCACCGCGCGCAGCGACGACATCGACGTGGTGGTGGGCCTGGAGTCCGGCGCCGACGACTACGTGATCAAGCCCGTGCAGCCGCGCGTGCTGGACGCGCGTATCCGCGCGGTGCTGCGGCGCGGCGAGCGCGACAGCACCGACTCGGCCGCGTTCGGCGCGATCGTGATCGACCGCAGCGCGATGACCGTCACCAAGGACGGCCAGGACCTGCAGCTCACGCCGACCGAGCTGCGGTTGCTGCTGGAGCTGAGCCGGCGGCCGGGCCAGGCGCTGTCGCGGCAGCAGTTGCTGCGGCTGGTCTGGGAGCACGACTACCTCGGCGACTCGCGGCTGGTGGACGCCTGCGTGCAGCGGCTACGCGCGAAGATCGAGGACGTACCGTCGTCGCCGACCCTGATCCGTACCGTCCGTGGTGTCGGCTACCGCCTGGACACGCCTCAGTGA
- a CDS encoding ABC transporter permease, protein MKKFDKDRALLGIAAPVLAVVSALVVTALVLLATGKEPFHAFNVMATYGGKSNSQVYILNKATTYYLAGLAVAVGFRMNLFNIGVDGQYRLAAFFAAVVGGALSIPGIVEVPVIILTAMAVGAAWAAIAGVLKVTRGVSEVISTIMLNSIAGIVIGYFLQGGRLGVLDKDANMVSTKPIPVSSHLFSFKTATDPVFGFIVFAVLAGVVYWFLLSRTRFGFDLRAVGRSESAAEASGVSVKRMVISSMLISGAMAGLVGMPTLLNQSYDYGTDFPTGIGFTGIAVALLGRNNPIGIGVGALLWAFLERSSAGLEFQGYDKEIVGVIQGVIVLAVVIAYELVRRYGLTRQQRQVGAELAAAGAGSDDKQEVAA, encoded by the coding sequence ATGAAGAAGTTCGACAAGGACCGCGCCCTGCTGGGGATCGCCGCGCCGGTGCTGGCCGTGGTCAGCGCGCTGGTGGTCACCGCGCTGGTGCTGCTGGCCACCGGCAAGGAGCCGTTCCACGCGTTCAACGTGATGGCCACCTACGGTGGCAAGTCCAACAGCCAGGTCTACATCCTCAACAAGGCCACCACGTACTACCTGGCCGGCCTCGCTGTCGCCGTCGGCTTCCGGATGAACCTGTTCAACATCGGTGTCGACGGGCAGTACCGGCTGGCGGCGTTCTTCGCGGCCGTGGTCGGCGGCGCGCTGTCCATCCCGGGCATCGTCGAGGTGCCCGTGATCATCCTGACCGCGATGGCGGTCGGGGCGGCGTGGGCGGCGATCGCCGGCGTGCTGAAGGTGACCCGCGGGGTCAGCGAGGTCATCTCCACGATCATGCTGAACTCGATCGCGGGCATCGTGATCGGCTACTTCCTGCAGGGCGGCCGGCTCGGCGTGCTCGACAAGGACGCCAACATGGTGTCCACCAAGCCGATTCCGGTCTCCAGCCACCTGTTCAGCTTCAAGACCGCCACCGATCCGGTCTTCGGCTTCATCGTCTTCGCGGTGCTGGCCGGCGTCGTCTACTGGTTCCTGCTCTCCCGCACCCGCTTCGGCTTCGACCTGCGGGCGGTCGGCCGCTCGGAGTCCGCGGCCGAGGCGAGCGGGGTCAGCGTCAAGCGGATGGTGATCAGCAGCATGCTGATCTCGGGCGCCATGGCGGGCCTGGTCGGCATGCCGACGCTGCTCAACCAGTCCTACGACTACGGCACCGACTTCCCGACCGGCATCGGCTTCACCGGGATCGCGGTCGCCCTGCTCGGCCGCAACAACCCGATCGGCATCGGCGTCGGCGCGCTGCTGTGGGCGTTCCTCGAACGCTCCTCCGCGGGCCTGGAGTTCCAGGGGTACGACAAGGAGATCGTCGGCGTCATCCAGGGCGTGATCGTGCTCGCGGTGGTCATCGCGTACGAACTGGTGCGCCGCTACGGCCTCACCCGGCAGCAACGCCAGGTCGGCGCGGAACTCGCCGCGGCCGGCGCGGGCAGTGACGACAAGCAGGAGGTCGCGGCATGA
- a CDS encoding ABC transporter permease: MSATTTQTPPPAAPRVKPGGRANGRIKLTLPVVLLIIAGALIAVSAVRAVTGAEDVTSSGQVAGALASAVPIGLAGLAGLWSERAGVVNIGLEGMMILGTFFGAWAGWQTNAWVAVLAGVLGGALGGLVHAIVTITFGVDHIVAGVAMNILAAGVTSYLAKRWFNVGEAARKGGTPKQSPQLDNAKQFTVPGLSHWLDSVEKHHWFVISDIAGMIGGLVTDISAITLLAIVLFVATFFILWRTPFGLRLRSCGENPVAAESLGVNVYTYKYAAVIISGGLAGLGGVFLAMSTHFYLEGQTGGRGYIGLAAMIFGNWRPGGLAMGAGLFGYADSLQLRNGGPSVHALLLLIAVLLLAMAVWKFYRGARIGAAVALGFAVLLAVWYMLTNSVPDEIVEGTPYVVTLLVMGLSAQRLRMPKADGLPYRKGQSG, from the coding sequence ATGAGTGCCACCACGACTCAGACGCCGCCGCCCGCCGCGCCGCGGGTGAAGCCCGGGGGCCGGGCGAACGGGCGGATCAAGCTCACCCTGCCGGTGGTCCTGCTGATCATCGCGGGCGCGCTGATCGCGGTCTCCGCGGTGCGCGCGGTCACCGGCGCGGAGGACGTCACCTCCTCCGGGCAGGTCGCGGGCGCGCTGGCCAGCGCGGTGCCGATCGGCCTGGCGGGCCTGGCCGGCCTGTGGTCCGAACGGGCCGGGGTGGTCAACATCGGCCTCGAGGGCATGATGATCCTCGGTACGTTCTTCGGCGCGTGGGCGGGCTGGCAGACCAACGCGTGGGTCGCGGTGCTGGCCGGCGTCCTCGGCGGCGCCCTGGGCGGCCTGGTGCACGCGATCGTCACCATCACCTTCGGCGTGGACCACATCGTCGCCGGTGTCGCGATGAACATCCTCGCCGCCGGCGTCACCTCCTACCTCGCCAAGCGCTGGTTCAACGTCGGCGAGGCCGCGCGCAAGGGCGGCACGCCCAAGCAGTCGCCACAGCTGGACAACGCCAAGCAGTTCACCGTGCCCGGCCTCTCGCACTGGCTGGACAGCGTGGAGAAACACCACTGGTTCGTCATCTCCGACATCGCCGGGATGATCGGCGGCCTGGTCACCGACATCTCCGCGATCACGCTGCTGGCCATCGTGCTGTTCGTGGCCACGTTCTTCATCCTGTGGCGCACGCCGTTCGGGCTGCGGCTGCGGTCCTGCGGCGAGAACCCGGTGGCCGCCGAGTCGCTGGGCGTCAACGTCTACACGTACAAGTACGCCGCGGTGATCATCTCCGGCGGGCTCGCTGGCCTCGGCGGGGTGTTCCTCGCCATGAGCACGCACTTCTACCTCGAAGGGCAGACCGGCGGCCGCGGCTACATCGGTCTGGCCGCGATGATCTTCGGCAACTGGCGGCCGGGCGGTCTGGCCATGGGCGCCGGGCTCTTCGGCTACGCCGACAGCCTCCAACTGCGCAACGGCGGCCCGTCGGTGCACGCGCTGCTGCTGCTGATCGCGGTGCTGCTGCTGGCCATGGCGGTGTGGAAGTTCTACCGCGGCGCGCGGATCGGCGCGGCCGTGGCGCTGGGCTTCGCGGTGCTGCTGGCAGTCTGGTACATGCTGACCAACTCCGTGCCCGACGAGATCGTGGAGGGCACGCCGTATGTCGTGACGCTGCTGGTCATGGGCCTGTCGGCACAACGGCTACGGATGCCGAAGGCGGACGGCCTGCCGTACCGGAAGGGGCAGAGCGGATGA
- a CDS encoding HAMP domain-containing sensor histidine kinase — protein MSRAQGSPFWLLRWTSLRLRLIAVFALVALTAAVSVSGIAYWLNRDAVLTRAQNSALDDFRDSLQRNAASLPVQPTCESLGMAANRIGGPDTYQVILIDASADGRCAEQSDGSTFSMDDVPASLVRAVNTKHTKDDDRYHLHWERISLEDHPYLVAGARINDDGPTGYMLKSLDAERKDLNSLAWSLGIATLLALIGAALLAQAAGSAVLRPVRRLGEAAKRLGEGQLDTRLKVSGTDELAEMSRTFNNAAEQLEGRVEELRAREAASRRFVADMSHELRTPLTAITAVTDVLEDEADALDPMIAPAVRLVVSETRRLNELVETLMEVTRFDAGTAKLRVDEVDVADMIMACMDARAWLDSVELDAPRGLLATIDPRRLDVIMANLIGNALKHGGSPVRVTLRREGGEDGEIVIVVSDRGPGIPEDVLPHVFDRFYKADASRARSEGSGLGLSIAMENAHIHGGDITAANGSHGGAVFTLRMPVRPRADEGEDGAEGAGGGGRGPSGATEASRAGGGNSGSDGPAGTGTAGSAGRNGAGDRAGGTDGPAGSA, from the coding sequence GTGAGCCGTGCCCAAGGCAGCCCGTTCTGGCTGTTGCGCTGGACCAGCCTGCGGCTGCGGCTGATCGCGGTGTTCGCGCTCGTGGCGCTGACCGCGGCGGTGTCGGTGTCGGGCATCGCGTACTGGCTCAACCGCGACGCGGTGCTGACGCGGGCGCAGAACAGCGCGCTCGACGACTTCCGCGACTCGTTGCAGCGCAACGCCGCCTCGTTGCCGGTGCAGCCGACCTGCGAGTCGCTGGGCATGGCAGCGAACCGGATCGGCGGCCCGGACACGTATCAGGTCATCCTGATCGACGCCTCGGCCGACGGGCGGTGCGCGGAGCAGTCGGACGGGAGCACGTTCTCGATGGACGACGTGCCCGCGTCGCTGGTGCGGGCGGTGAACACCAAGCACACGAAGGACGACGACCGCTACCACCTGCACTGGGAACGGATCTCGCTGGAGGACCACCCCTACCTGGTGGCAGGCGCGCGGATCAACGACGACGGCCCGACCGGCTACATGCTCAAGTCCCTGGACGCCGAGCGCAAGGACCTCAACTCGCTCGCATGGTCGCTGGGCATCGCCACGCTGCTCGCCCTGATCGGCGCGGCCCTGCTGGCGCAGGCGGCCGGCTCCGCGGTGCTGCGACCGGTGCGGCGGCTGGGCGAGGCCGCCAAGCGGCTCGGCGAGGGGCAGCTGGACACCCGGCTGAAGGTGTCGGGCACCGACGAACTCGCCGAGATGTCGCGGACCTTCAACAACGCCGCCGAGCAGCTGGAGGGCCGGGTCGAGGAGTTGCGGGCCCGCGAGGCCGCCAGCCGCCGCTTCGTGGCCGACATGTCGCACGAGCTGCGCACCCCGCTGACCGCCATCACCGCGGTCACCGACGTGCTGGAGGACGAGGCGGACGCGCTGGACCCGATGATCGCCCCGGCGGTACGGCTGGTGGTCAGCGAGACCCGGCGGCTGAACGAACTGGTGGAGACGTTGATGGAGGTCACCCGGTTCGACGCCGGGACGGCGAAGCTGCGGGTCGACGAGGTCGACGTCGCCGACATGATCATGGCGTGCATGGACGCGCGAGCCTGGCTGGACTCCGTGGAACTGGACGCGCCGCGCGGGCTGCTGGCCACCATCGACCCGCGCCGGCTCGACGTGATCATGGCGAACCTGATCGGCAACGCGCTCAAGCACGGCGGTTCCCCGGTACGGGTCACCCTGCGCCGGGAGGGCGGCGAGGACGGCGAGATCGTGATCGTGGTCTCCGACCGCGGCCCCGGCATCCCCGAGGACGTGCTGCCGCACGTCTTCGACCGTTTCTACAAGGCCGACGCCTCCCGGGCCCGCTCCGAGGGCAGCGGCCTGGGCCTGTCCATCGCGATGGAGAACGCCCACATCCACGGCGGCGACATCACGGCCGCCAACGGCTCGCACGGCGGCGCCGTGTTCACGCTGCGCATGCCGGTACGGCCGCGGGCGGACGAGGGCGAGGACGGCGCGGAGGGCGCGGGCGGCGGTGGGCGCGGCCCGAGCGGCGCCACCGAGGCGAGCCGGGCGGGCGGCGGGAACAGCGGGAGCGACGGACCCGCGGGGACCGGAACCGCCGGCTCGGCCGGCAGGAACGGCGCGGGTGACCGCGCGGGCGGCACCGACGGGCCGGCGGGGAGCGCGTGA
- a CDS encoding cytidine deaminase, whose product MHGPDVDWKALRSAAREAMERAYAPYSGFPVGAAALTDDGRTVVGCNVENAAYGVALCAECGLVSALHASGGGRLVAFSCSDLRGDLLMPCGRCRQLLWEHGGPEMLVDTPRGVRPMSDVLPDAFGPEDLNR is encoded by the coding sequence GTGCACGGGCCCGACGTGGACTGGAAGGCGCTGCGCAGCGCCGCCCGGGAGGCCATGGAGCGGGCGTACGCGCCCTACTCGGGCTTCCCGGTCGGTGCGGCCGCGCTCACCGACGACGGCCGCACGGTGGTCGGCTGCAACGTGGAGAACGCCGCCTACGGGGTCGCGCTGTGTGCCGAGTGCGGGCTCGTCTCGGCGCTGCACGCCTCCGGCGGCGGCCGGCTGGTCGCCTTCTCCTGCTCCGACCTGCGCGGCGACCTGCTCATGCCGTGCGGGCGCTGCCGGCAACTGCTGTGGGAGCACGGCGGCCCCGAAATGCTCGTCGACACCCCGCGCGGGGTACGGCCGATGAGCGATGTCCTGCCCGACGCCTTCGGACCCGAAGACCTCAACCGCTAG
- a CDS encoding ATP-binding protein, which translates to MSPPPRSRVILLAGPSGSGKSSLSARTGLPVLALDDFYKEDGDPTLPLLPGGGAVDWDAPGSWHADAAVAAIGELCERGSADTPRYDISASAISGWSRLDLAGAPHFVAEGIFAAEIVGRCRELGLLADAICLRGSPATTAWRRFLRDLREGRKSVRFLVRRGWHLFRAERAIVGRQVGFGCTPCDQRETLSRIAAMGSARPARTTTTAPSVPT; encoded by the coding sequence GTGAGTCCACCTCCCCGTTCCCGTGTGATCCTGCTGGCCGGGCCGTCCGGCTCGGGCAAGTCCTCGCTCTCCGCCCGCACCGGGCTGCCGGTGCTCGCGCTCGACGACTTCTACAAGGAGGACGGCGACCCGACCCTCCCGCTGCTGCCCGGCGGCGGCGCGGTCGACTGGGACGCGCCGGGCTCCTGGCACGCGGACGCCGCCGTCGCCGCGATCGGCGAGCTGTGCGAACGCGGCAGCGCCGACACCCCGCGCTACGACATCTCGGCCAGCGCGATCAGCGGATGGAGCCGGCTGGACCTCGCCGGGGCGCCCCACTTCGTCGCCGAGGGCATCTTCGCGGCCGAGATCGTCGGGCGCTGCCGCGAACTCGGGCTGCTGGCCGACGCGATCTGCCTGCGCGGCAGTCCCGCGACGACCGCGTGGCGCCGCTTCCTGCGCGACCTGCGCGAGGGGCGCAAGTCGGTACGGTTCCTGGTCCGGCGCGGCTGGCACCTCTTCCGCGCGGAGCGCGCGATCGTGGGGCGCCAGGTCGGGTTCGGCTGCACGCCGTGCGACCAGCGCGAAACCCTCTCCCGTATCGCCGCGATGGGCTCCGCCCGGCCCGCCCGCACCACCACCACGGCGCCGTCCGTCCCCACCTGA